In one window of Bos taurus isolate L1 Dominette 01449 registration number 42190680 breed Hereford chromosome 15, ARS-UCD2.0, whole genome shotgun sequence DNA:
- the XRRA1 gene encoding X-ray radiation resistance-associated protein 1 isoform X7, with protein sequence MVILSPPSLGRVCWSTSLSPQRFDFDSFPSKTTKIAKEDAILPVALFPSLCELIFHNNPLVAHTRGVPPLLKSFLQERLGIHLIRRKIVKAKHHILMPRKDSRKVKTQVPKVPKQPMILPHPSVMIKSPSKEMLESEAELTMEPPPTKTISVEREMPIEGLGGPPMPHRTFVPLPPICSDSTVHSEETSPRSDAAGRLSADQLSDEDTKSTESIFLTQVSGLSSSIFQRDDSEIKEKEQRPPSTAPREAKRTQKKPPSASFPRKYHGYEELLTAKPDPTFVEPKGIQKNAQALQHMLKHPLVYRSSKPRLDTLQKHYVPKEKRTRRIPVPPRRKTRAQLLDDILIRMRDTQNITEAPLGAVLRQRTEQRLVNQKQFLEAKKLLKEFRARYRRLVRCSLRSVFGTTAPPQARPALSGSQPKLGRFLEFMDEFYQEPTASDLKG encoded by the exons ATTGCAAAGGAAGATGCCATCCTGCCGGTAGCTCTCTTCCCATCTCTCTGTGAGCTCATCTTTCACAACAACCCTCTGGTGGCCCATACACGAG GGGTCCCACCACTGCTAAAAAGCTTCCTCCAGGAGCGGCTGGGAATCCACTTAATTCGAAGGAAGATAGTAAAGGCTAAGCATCATATTTTGATGCCTCGGAAGGACTCTCGGAAG GTGAAAACTCAAGTTCCCAAGGTGCCAAAGCAGCCTATGATTCTCCCTCACCCATCCGTGATGATCAAATCTCCCTCAAAGGAGATGCTGGAGTCAGAGGCAGAGCTGACTATGGAGCCGCCTCCCACCAAAACCATTTCTGTGGAGCGAGAGATGCCCATCGAGGGCCTGGGGGGCCCTCCCATGCCCCACCGGACCTTCGTGCCACTGCCTCCCATTTGCTCCGACTCCACTGTGCACAGTGAGGAGACGTCCCCCCGGAGCGATGCTGCCGGCCGCCTCAGCGCAGACCAGCTGTCAGATGAGGACACCAAGAGCACAGAGtccatcttcttgacccag GTCAGTGGGTTGTCTTCCTCCATCTTCCAGAGGGATGATTCAGAGataaaggagaaagaacaaaGACCACCATCCACAGCACCCAGAGAGGCAAAGAGGACTCAGAAGAAGCCCCCATCTGCCTCTTTCCCCAGGAAGTACCATGGCTATGAGGAGCTGCTGACAGCCAAGCCTGACCCCACCTTCGTTGAGCCAAAAG GAATCCAGAAGAATGCACAGGCCTTGCAGCACATGTTGAAACACCCACTCGTGTACCGCTCCAGCAAGCCCAGGCTGGATACTCTGCAGAAGCACTATGTTCCCAAGGAGAAGCGG ACCCGGAGGATCCCTGTTCCACCCCGACGGAAGACTCGAGCCCAGCTGCTGGATGACATCCTCATTCGCATGCGGGACACCCAGAACATTACAGAGGCACCACTAG GAGCCGTCCTGCGCCAGCGGACAGAACAGCGGCTGGTGAACCAGAAGCAGTTCCTGGAGGCCAAAAAGCTGCTGAAGGAGTTCCGTGCGCGCTACCGGCGGCTGGTGCGCTGCTCGCTGCGGTCAGTGTTTGGGACCACAGCGCCACCCCAGGCCCGCCCAGCACTGAGCGGGAGCCAGCCTAAGTTGGGCCGCTTCCTCGAATTCATGGATGAATTCTACCAGGAGCCCACAGCCAGTGACTTGAAAGGCTAG